In a single window of the Pyrococcus sp. NA2 genome:
- a CDS encoding MTH1187 family thiamine-binding protein, translated as MSVIIEFSIVPLGKEVSISKYVAKVIELLEKKGVKYELTPMGTIIEVGSLKEGLDLIREAHEMMFEFNFERVLTTIRIDDRRDKERSMEDKVKSVMEKVRV; from the coding sequence ATGAGCGTGATAATCGAGTTCTCTATAGTTCCCCTCGGCAAGGAGGTCAGCATAAGCAAATACGTTGCCAAGGTCATTGAACTCCTTGAGAAAAAAGGTGTGAAATATGAGTTGACCCCTATGGGGACTATAATTGAAGTGGGATCCCTCAAAGAAGGCCTCGATCTGATAAGAGAGGCTCATGAAATGATGTTTGAGTTCAATTTTGAGAGAGTTTTAACTACAATAAGGATCGACGATAGGAGGGATAAGGAGAGGAGCATGGAGGATAAGGTGAAATCAGTGATGGAGAAGGTGAGAGTGTGA
- a CDS encoding DUF373 family protein, with protein sequence MKILILAIDRDNDFGVKANVKGPVVGRDRCLEAAVKLSLADPEDSDANTLFAAIKLYDELKESGKFEGIEVALITGHHNVGVESDLELSRQLDEVLAKFPADGVIPVTDGAEDEQIFPIISSKVPIVSTRRVVVKQSPGIETTWYIIVRYIKELMSDPEISKVILGIPGLIVLLYGIAKIVSLKYPASTQIVSSTVTGVIMLIVGGYFFSKGFKIQPIASLVRIVSRGLITFIGVVTGFIVILGGAINVYITLESIAEKMIGGIPTSELIAILIYLNAVNKYFILGLGIMIAGKIIQEYLRRNPHLWYYIAAFLLLPAFWKVIDLITLYSNPLVRRGAEAYIGGILLVLLDLGISIMVSIKLREKMRRWATSSS encoded by the coding sequence ATGAAGATCCTGATTTTGGCAATAGATAGGGATAATGACTTTGGTGTAAAGGCGAACGTGAAAGGCCCAGTTGTCGGAAGGGATAGATGTCTTGAAGCCGCTGTGAAGCTTAGCTTGGCCGATCCTGAGGATAGTGATGCAAACACATTATTTGCAGCCATAAAACTCTACGATGAGCTTAAGGAGAGTGGGAAATTCGAAGGTATTGAAGTTGCCTTAATAACTGGTCATCATAATGTTGGCGTTGAAAGTGATCTGGAACTTAGTAGGCAACTGGATGAAGTCCTTGCAAAGTTTCCAGCTGATGGTGTAATACCAGTGACCGATGGAGCTGAGGATGAGCAAATATTTCCAATAATCTCATCAAAGGTTCCGATTGTTAGTACGAGGAGGGTTGTAGTTAAGCAGAGTCCAGGGATAGAGACAACCTGGTATATAATAGTTAGATACATAAAGGAACTCATGAGTGATCCGGAAATTTCCAAGGTGATTCTCGGAATTCCTGGGCTAATAGTTCTTTTGTATGGTATTGCAAAGATAGTGTCCCTAAAATATCCCGCAAGTACGCAAATAGTGTCGTCAACTGTTACGGGAGTCATAATGCTGATCGTTGGTGGTTATTTCTTCTCGAAGGGGTTCAAGATACAGCCAATAGCTTCACTCGTGAGGATTGTCAGTAGGGGTCTGATAACCTTCATAGGTGTTGTAACGGGTTTCATAGTTATACTGGGCGGAGCAATAAACGTCTACATAACTCTCGAAAGCATTGCTGAGAAAATGATTGGTGGGATTCCAACGAGCGAGTTAATAGCAATTCTCATATATCTGAACGCCGTTAATAAGTACTTCATTCTTGGGCTTGGAATAATGATCGCTGGAAAGATAATTCAGGAGTACCTAAGGCGTAACCCTCATCTTTGGTATTACATTGCCGCTTTCCTTCTATTGCCGGCATTTTGGAAGGTTATCGATTTAATAACCTTATATTCAAATCCGTTGGTAAGGAGAGGCGCCGAAGCATACATAGGAGGGATCCTTTTAGTCCTCTTAGATTTAGGGATAAGCATCATGGTAAGCATCAAATTAAGAGAGAAAATGAGGAGGTGGGCTACTTCCTCCTCTTAA
- a CDS encoding COG1361 S-layer family protein: MLPLSLAQGPELLYEGYMNKGDYLLVGPVTILLKDVVYDINDGKWKAVFIAFNEDMEPIGPNLTLIYVPDPEKVQELLQNQTFLRAMAETLGYNPDNPIEYAEFLRWLSTASQMEIWDAIVKTIEEHPELGIKLDDLEKAYYVPNARPIGVNETAKVEYRGKTLYITVLQAYPNGVRVSISGPIQWRVSMVQGLLLSKIDIKGPVKPGQYFSVNVHLRNIGSRKVRFVTVVLSPTPVVPNVGKSETTEENVASIVPQILTQTGTIQGTLYPAESSMKFIEFIEPGEDKVVKFLYKVNENAKPGDYPLYLTVIYFTYKLGGGGNLEQRVLYDTAVVTVSKDYEANFIIIQEVPKVVHPGDDFNIKVRFKNVGADTAKDIKGELVLEELTGKVFTPRSPSNFYVKFVDPGMEFNETFKLHVEESAKTGTYVFKVRIRYHSGDSNKEITQEFTFSTTVLRRRTAFIEIENVTMSPERIEPGTTFQLTLTLRNVGESYAKGLEVRIIPTMTLVRREIKKVDLSQLSNLPIPGGEELAKNLQTALNQMIGQIAEEQVPAFLPIGEDNVKYDGMILPNQTIKVKFILKANDRLENNVYPLKIELRYLSSPNDEQITDERVVGIDVTGMERLVVTSISTSPSRVLPGTSNVEISFTIENVGDGKADYIIVTPNPRPPFKLSETSTQIINIGSLGKGDSARASFKVDVDENAKAGKYAIPLIIQYRDPTGNFRNITINIPIIIAEKPKLIITNVRFGSEPLQGKDVNVYITVKNIGGEQAESVVIEGVVRSSQPFTLIKRTDYIGTLDPGQSGEGVITLSIDKDAVPKTYNVLIRIRAVGDKEKGDDNVYIFEGTIKVPVKENIKTRERLKLLAIIAGILAAIIIVITYIKRRK; this comes from the coding sequence ATGCTCCCTCTCTCACTTGCCCAAGGACCGGAGTTACTCTATGAAGGATACATGAATAAGGGTGATTACCTGCTTGTGGGCCCAGTAACGATACTCTTAAAGGATGTTGTATACGACATAAACGATGGGAAATGGAAAGCTGTATTCATAGCGTTTAACGAAGACATGGAACCTATAGGGCCGAATCTAACTTTGATATACGTTCCGGATCCAGAAAAGGTACAAGAACTTCTACAAAATCAGACGTTCCTTAGGGCCATGGCAGAGACACTTGGCTATAATCCCGATAACCCAATTGAATATGCAGAATTCCTTAGATGGCTTTCAACTGCCTCCCAAATGGAGATCTGGGACGCTATCGTCAAGACAATTGAAGAGCACCCAGAATTAGGAATTAAACTGGATGACCTTGAAAAGGCCTACTATGTTCCAAACGCCAGACCAATTGGTGTCAACGAGACTGCCAAAGTGGAATATAGAGGCAAAACTTTGTATATAACGGTTCTCCAGGCGTATCCAAACGGAGTGAGGGTTAGCATAAGTGGACCAATTCAATGGAGAGTGTCAATGGTTCAAGGATTGTTATTATCGAAAATAGATATTAAAGGCCCCGTTAAGCCAGGACAATACTTCTCAGTTAATGTTCATTTAAGGAATATAGGATCGAGGAAAGTCAGATTCGTGACCGTGGTATTATCTCCCACACCCGTGGTTCCAAATGTTGGTAAATCCGAAACTACAGAGGAGAACGTTGCTTCAATCGTTCCTCAGATTCTAACTCAGACTGGAACAATTCAAGGAACATTGTATCCAGCTGAGAGCTCAATGAAGTTCATCGAGTTCATAGAGCCTGGTGAGGATAAAGTCGTGAAGTTTCTCTACAAGGTTAACGAGAACGCCAAGCCAGGAGATTATCCCCTCTATCTTACAGTGATATATTTCACATACAAACTAGGAGGAGGGGGAAATCTAGAGCAGAGAGTCTTGTATGACACTGCCGTGGTTACCGTATCAAAGGACTATGAAGCAAACTTCATAATAATTCAGGAAGTTCCAAAGGTAGTTCATCCAGGAGATGACTTTAATATAAAAGTGAGATTCAAGAACGTTGGTGCCGATACTGCAAAAGACATTAAGGGAGAGTTAGTCCTTGAAGAATTAACTGGAAAGGTGTTTACTCCAAGGTCGCCAAGCAACTTTTATGTAAAGTTCGTCGATCCTGGAATGGAATTCAATGAGACGTTCAAGCTTCATGTGGAGGAATCGGCTAAAACTGGAACTTACGTATTTAAGGTTAGAATAAGGTATCATTCTGGGGATAGCAATAAGGAGATAACACAGGAGTTCACGTTTTCCACAACCGTCTTGAGGAGGAGAACAGCGTTCATAGAGATAGAGAATGTGACGATGAGCCCAGAGAGAATTGAGCCTGGTACAACATTCCAACTAACACTTACACTAAGGAACGTGGGAGAAAGCTATGCTAAGGGACTAGAAGTTAGGATCATACCAACGATGACCTTAGTAAGGAGGGAGATAAAGAAAGTTGATCTCTCACAACTTTCAAACCTACCAATTCCTGGCGGAGAAGAATTGGCTAAAAACTTACAGACTGCTCTTAATCAGATGATAGGACAGATTGCTGAAGAACAGGTTCCAGCGTTCCTACCTATTGGGGAGGACAACGTCAAGTATGATGGTATGATTCTCCCTAACCAGACTATAAAGGTGAAATTCATACTTAAGGCCAATGACAGACTTGAAAACAACGTTTACCCACTTAAGATAGAACTTAGGTACTTATCCTCTCCCAACGATGAACAGATAACTGATGAAAGGGTTGTCGGAATAGATGTTACGGGAATGGAAAGGCTCGTTGTAACGTCAATCTCCACTTCACCCTCAAGAGTGCTCCCTGGAACCTCAAATGTTGAGATCTCTTTCACAATAGAAAACGTTGGTGATGGTAAGGCGGATTATATAATAGTAACACCGAATCCAAGGCCACCGTTTAAGCTAAGCGAAACGAGCACCCAAATAATTAACATTGGGAGCCTGGGCAAGGGTGACTCAGCTAGAGCTTCGTTCAAGGTAGATGTAGACGAGAATGCCAAGGCAGGCAAATATGCAATTCCCCTTATAATCCAGTATAGAGATCCAACTGGCAACTTTAGGAACATAACAATTAACATTCCTATAATAATTGCAGAGAAGCCAAAGTTGATTATAACGAACGTCAGGTTTGGAAGTGAGCCTCTCCAGGGAAAGGATGTAAACGTTTACATAACCGTTAAGAACATCGGCGGAGAGCAGGCGGAAAGTGTTGTAATTGAGGGTGTCGTTAGATCTTCACAACCATTCACCCTCATAAAGAGAACCGATTACATAGGAACGCTTGATCCAGGACAAAGTGGAGAAGGCGTCATAACGCTATCCATAGACAAGGATGCCGTTCCAAAAACTTATAATGTTTTAATTAGGATTAGGGCTGTTGGAGACAAAGAAAAAGGAGATGACAATGTTTACATCTTTGAGGGGACAATAAAGGTTCCCGTTAAGGAGAACATCAAAACCAGGGAGAGGCTTAAACTACTGGCAATTATTGCAGGAATTCTTGCCGCAATAATCATAGTAATAACCTACATTAAGAGGAGGAAGTAG
- a CDS encoding hydrophobe/amphiphile efflux-3 (HAE3) family transporter: MLRKLARIIVVYRHGLAVITLFLLILSGYGITKLKFETDLSKQLPPDLEAVKSYFTLQNEFGGSGSALIYVKIESTEKVTDIRDPKIIDAIYSLEQRLKEKEYVTGTFSIADLMVQILGRLPKNTEEVNFVLSMLPPEARNGLISSDYSSTLVIVNLNREKNQRALVRVYNDILSEIKRTNFPEGVKVVLTGDLGITYKILEMLQNDMNRTMAVAGVIVVLILLYFYKSPIRMLVPLIPLIFGVTMTLGFMGLLGIPMDIATSTVGAMIIGMGIDYGVHVTNRYYEERGKGKSLEEAAEEAIAETGKALLGAALTTIAGFLALSLSILPSLKRLSVSLVMGLGLTALNAVVVTPALAILEEEFREKILKKRNDIIAIGGGKSRVGFIFRKLGAFIKRTPWTAILIALIISGISLYGTSKITTEVRLEKMIPTSLPEIQALSDIRSEFGGQDEITVLIKADDVRDPSLVRAILRFERQIKADSYINNVFETESIADIVIEKYGYIPEDKDKIAKAVEGSSLISSDYSMTIIKLKGNFMGVTQEDFNRIMEYFERELKRANFPPGVKTELAGEAYLNYVLNNLVNEELGKISTIGTLIVVLVVFLIFRRPTIALAMVMPMFLGAFWTIGYMGLAGIPFSQTLAGVVSMIVGLGVDYGMHITHRFLEEFREGNRTPIITAMESVGPGILVGALTTAGGFLALLTAQLTAIHDFGRVLAVGIFSSMFAAYIVTPAILQLEFGRKLRKEVGE; the protein is encoded by the coding sequence ATGTTGAGGAAGTTGGCAAGAATAATAGTCGTGTACAGACATGGACTCGCTGTAATAACCCTCTTCCTCCTAATACTATCCGGATATGGAATTACAAAGCTAAAATTCGAGACAGATTTATCCAAACAGCTACCTCCTGACTTGGAAGCTGTTAAAAGCTATTTCACTCTTCAAAATGAATTCGGAGGTAGCGGATCTGCATTGATATATGTTAAGATAGAGAGCACAGAGAAAGTCACGGATATAAGGGATCCAAAGATTATAGATGCCATTTATTCCCTGGAACAGAGACTAAAGGAGAAGGAGTATGTAACTGGAACCTTCAGCATAGCAGATTTAATGGTTCAAATTCTTGGAAGATTACCAAAGAATACTGAAGAGGTCAACTTCGTTCTAAGCATGCTCCCACCAGAAGCTAGGAACGGCCTGATAAGCAGTGACTACTCATCAACTTTGGTAATAGTCAACTTAAATAGGGAAAAGAATCAGAGGGCCCTAGTCAGGGTCTACAATGACATACTCAGCGAAATCAAAAGGACGAACTTTCCTGAAGGTGTCAAAGTCGTTCTCACTGGAGATCTTGGAATTACTTACAAGATACTTGAGATGCTTCAGAATGATATGAACAGAACAATGGCCGTAGCTGGAGTGATAGTGGTTTTGATCTTGCTATACTTTTACAAGTCCCCAATAAGAATGCTTGTCCCGCTAATTCCACTCATCTTTGGAGTCACGATGACACTCGGATTCATGGGATTGCTGGGAATACCAATGGACATAGCAACGAGCACCGTAGGGGCAATGATAATAGGAATGGGAATAGATTATGGTGTACATGTGACAAATAGATATTATGAAGAGAGAGGCAAAGGAAAATCCCTGGAAGAAGCCGCAGAAGAAGCAATAGCAGAAACAGGAAAGGCACTTTTAGGAGCTGCACTAACGACTATAGCGGGATTCCTTGCCCTATCACTCTCAATTTTGCCGTCCCTGAAAAGACTTAGTGTTAGCCTAGTGATGGGTCTTGGACTTACAGCTTTAAATGCCGTAGTCGTAACTCCTGCCCTGGCAATTTTAGAAGAAGAGTTCAGGGAGAAGATACTAAAGAAGAGAAATGATATAATAGCTATCGGAGGTGGAAAAAGCAGAGTTGGATTCATATTTAGGAAATTGGGGGCCTTTATAAAGAGAACTCCCTGGACGGCTATTCTAATAGCATTAATTATCTCCGGGATTTCCCTATACGGCACTTCAAAGATAACAACTGAGGTAAGATTGGAGAAGATGATACCAACAAGTCTGCCAGAAATACAGGCCTTAAGCGATATACGTTCAGAGTTTGGAGGTCAAGACGAAATAACTGTCTTAATAAAGGCCGATGATGTAAGAGACCCATCCCTTGTTAGGGCGATATTAAGGTTTGAGAGGCAGATAAAGGCCGATTCCTACATAAACAACGTTTTTGAGACGGAAAGCATTGCTGATATAGTCATTGAAAAATACGGATACATACCAGAGGATAAGGATAAGATAGCGAAGGCTGTTGAAGGCTCTTCATTGATATCATCTGACTATTCAATGACGATTATAAAGCTCAAAGGGAACTTCATGGGAGTAACCCAAGAAGATTTCAATAGGATAATGGAGTACTTTGAAAGGGAACTTAAAAGGGCCAACTTCCCGCCCGGAGTGAAAACCGAACTCGCAGGGGAAGCATACCTAAATTACGTTTTAAACAATTTAGTCAACGAAGAACTTGGAAAGATATCCACAATAGGAACGCTCATAGTTGTGCTAGTTGTATTCCTAATATTCAGAAGGCCCACCATAGCATTGGCAATGGTAATGCCAATGTTCCTTGGAGCCTTTTGGACGATAGGTTACATGGGTCTAGCCGGCATTCCCTTCTCTCAAACACTCGCTGGAGTTGTTTCCATGATCGTTGGACTTGGTGTTGACTATGGAATGCACATAACCCACAGGTTCCTTGAGGAGTTTAGAGAGGGAAATAGGACACCTATCATTACTGCAATGGAAAGCGTTGGTCCAGGGATACTTGTTGGAGCTTTAACTACTGCGGGTGGATTTCTGGCACTATTGACAGCCCAGTTAACGGCAATTCACGACTTTGGAAGGGTTCTAGCTGTGGGGATATTTTCCTCGATGTTTGCCGCCTACATCGTAACTCCGGCTATACTCCAGCTCGAATTCGGAAGGAAATTGAGAAAGGAGGTGGGAGAGTGA
- a CDS encoding GbsR/MarR family transcriptional regulator yields MGVEEAKRIVMETFANTARRLGQSELVGYIYGALFLSNEPLSLSEIAEITGYSVSHVSSAMRVLEGVGLVQRIKKPGDRRAYFVATKNFSEWRSSAFYEKILRDIDETRKNLKTALEKLEGEHSEEAEKIRKKLEIALKRNDVARRLLTLIMNFKSEEELLELLEECLSKGKKK; encoded by the coding sequence GTGGGGGTCGAGGAGGCTAAGAGAATAGTCATGGAGACATTTGCAAACACCGCTAGGAGACTTGGACAAAGTGAGCTCGTTGGTTACATTTATGGAGCACTGTTCTTGTCGAACGAGCCCTTGAGCTTGAGTGAGATAGCAGAAATAACGGGTTACTCAGTATCTCATGTGAGCTCGGCAATGAGGGTTTTAGAGGGTGTTGGTTTAGTTCAGAGGATAAAGAAGCCTGGTGATAGAAGAGCGTACTTTGTGGCTACGAAGAACTTCTCTGAGTGGAGGAGTTCTGCCTTCTATGAGAAGATATTGAGGGACATAGATGAAACGAGGAAGAATTTGAAAACGGCATTAGAGAAGCTTGAAGGAGAGCATAGTGAGGAAGCAGAGAAGATTAGAAAAAAGTTGGAGATCGCTTTAAAGAGAAATGATGTTGCAAGAAGGCTATTAACACTGATCATGAACTTCAAGTCAGAGGAGGAGCTCTTGGAACTCCTGGAGGAATGCCTTAGCAAAGGGAAGAAAAAGTGA